Proteins from a single region of Aquirhabdus parva:
- the ccmI gene encoding c-type cytochrome biogenesis protein CcmI: MAANSTLIMFWGVALILSLLLGLIVISPWLRRTKSRQTMIDLNISVFRERLAELESDYQQAKLDIHEYQDQKVDLERQLIAAADHDVSGVQKDQLGRTSVQHSARLPRIIICIVFLWVPIFTLGSYFLWSLHKRAEHTALVGYWSAQDQYGKVAEQLMTGQISTPPADATEHGIALLQALQANIYQHPLEAKRWVVLSQTYMAAEAVEPALATLAHAYRLNPEDDDIAMTYAQMRFFSEQGKIDDVALDLVRHILSKNPNHEGALMLMAMATYRAHLYDDAINWLQRLKAVRIARATPDQPISPAILAQLNTAIEDAKQARMQVAKSQADSTLTITVQLADRLVSKITARDTLFVYIRAAEGMPAPYAVKKLTGSMLMNQLSHHQPIELTLSDQDSMLADRTISSAHRQGTPLVVAARVSKSSNPTGESGDLESLPVPLDDRLRYTVDVDQVRP; this comes from the coding sequence ATGGCCGCTAATTCGACATTGATCATGTTTTGGGGAGTCGCCTTGATCCTATCATTGCTGCTGGGATTGATTGTGATCTCACCATGGCTAAGGCGTACCAAATCACGGCAGACAATGATTGATCTAAATATTTCTGTATTTCGTGAGCGGCTGGCAGAACTCGAATCGGATTATCAACAAGCGAAGCTTGATATACATGAGTATCAGGACCAGAAAGTAGATTTAGAACGTCAACTGATTGCTGCTGCGGATCATGATGTATCGGGTGTTCAAAAGGATCAATTGGGCCGCACATCGGTTCAACATTCTGCAAGACTGCCTAGGATTATTATATGTATTGTATTTCTTTGGGTGCCGATCTTTACGCTAGGGTCTTATTTCCTATGGTCACTCCATAAACGCGCTGAGCATACCGCTTTGGTGGGTTATTGGAGCGCGCAAGATCAATATGGCAAAGTTGCTGAACAATTGATGACAGGACAAATCAGTACACCGCCTGCAGATGCAACAGAGCACGGTATTGCCTTATTACAGGCATTACAGGCCAATATTTATCAGCATCCACTAGAAGCAAAGCGTTGGGTCGTTTTATCTCAGACCTATATGGCAGCTGAAGCAGTGGAACCTGCACTTGCAACTTTGGCGCATGCATATCGATTAAATCCTGAAGATGATGATATTGCAATGACGTATGCACAGATGCGTTTTTTCAGCGAACAAGGTAAAATAGACGATGTCGCGTTAGATCTGGTTCGCCATATTTTAAGTAAAAACCCGAATCATGAAGGGGCTTTGATGCTGATGGCGATGGCAACTTATCGCGCGCATCTGTATGATGATGCTATTAATTGGTTACAGCGTTTGAAGGCGGTTCGGATTGCACGTGCAACTCCTGATCAGCCGATTAGTCCTGCGATTTTGGCGCAATTAAATACAGCAATTGAAGATGCTAAACAGGCAAGGATGCAAGTTGCGAAAAGTCAAGCTGATAGCACACTCACAATTACTGTACAATTAGCAGATCGTCTAGTTTCAAAAATCACTGCACGTGATACTTTGTTTGTTTATATCCGTGCGGCTGAAGGGATGCCTGCGCCTTATGCGGTCAAGAAATTGACGGGATCAATGCTGATGAATCAATTGAGTCATCATCAGCCTATAGAACTAACACTGTCTGATCAAGATAGCATGTTGGCTGATCGAACAATTTCATCGGCGCATCGTCAAGGGACCCCACTGGTGGTTGCGGCGCGTGTAAGCAAAAGCAGTAACCCTACGGGGGAGTCGGGGGATTTAGAGTCATTACCAGTACCACTGGATGATCGTCTCCGCTATACGGTTGATGTGGATCAAGTTCGTCCTTGA
- a CDS encoding cytochrome c-type biogenesis protein, whose protein sequence is MLACALATTMVIAADGNLTFKSSEQETQYHRLIEEFRCPKCQNANLAGSDAPIAQDLKQKTYELVQNGRTDQEIRDFMVTRYGEFISYKPPIKPSTWLLWFTPPMLLALGLMGWLLRARQRQGVSTAPLSSEESWRLKQLLDGSSVNPQTPQQNDQEQPHGR, encoded by the coding sequence TTGCTGGCCTGTGCTCTTGCGACAACGATGGTCATTGCTGCAGACGGCAATCTCACGTTTAAAAGTTCAGAGCAAGAGACACAATATCATCGCTTGATTGAAGAGTTCCGTTGCCCAAAATGTCAAAACGCCAATCTAGCGGGTTCAGATGCTCCTATTGCACAAGATTTGAAGCAGAAAACCTATGAGCTTGTCCAGAATGGCCGTACCGATCAAGAGATTCGGGATTTTATGGTCACTCGCTATGGTGAGTTTATAAGCTATAAGCCCCCAATCAAACCCTCAACATGGTTGCTCTGGTTTACGCCACCCATGCTCTTGGCTTTGGGGCTGATGGGGTGGTTGCTAAGAGCGCGTCAACGCCAAGGCGTATCTACTGCACCTCTGAGTAGTGAGGAGTCATGGCGCTTGAAACAACTGTTAGATGGGTCGAGTGTTAATCCGCAAACACCACAGCAAAATGATCAGGAACAACCCCATGGCCGCTAA
- a CDS encoding DsbE family thiol:disulfide interchange protein encodes MNQNRQKFFWLIPLLIFIGLAVLLWTRLGVDPKIVPQATTGKPFPTFNLPSLADGRLQTVADLPKQPFVLNVWGSWCPTCAVEHPYLMKMARQGVILVGVNYKDQPSAALAYLEKHGNPFSINLQDSKGDLGLDLGLTGAPETFIVDQHQQIRLHVIGEVDDSVWQTQLKPCLDSLKVGGGAGCQ; translated from the coding sequence ATGAATCAGAATCGACAGAAGTTTTTTTGGTTGATTCCATTGCTGATCTTCATCGGATTGGCGGTATTACTATGGACGCGTTTAGGCGTAGATCCTAAGATTGTTCCTCAAGCAACGACAGGGAAACCTTTTCCCACATTCAACTTGCCGAGTCTGGCGGATGGTCGTTTGCAAACAGTAGCTGACTTGCCAAAACAGCCTTTTGTACTCAATGTCTGGGGCTCATGGTGTCCCACCTGCGCTGTTGAACATCCCTATTTAATGAAAATGGCGCGCCAAGGCGTGATTTTAGTCGGGGTCAACTACAAAGATCAGCCGAGTGCTGCATTGGCTTATCTGGAAAAGCACGGTAATCCTTTCAGTATTAATCTACAGGATTCCAAAGGAGATTTAGGTCTAGATTTGGGGCTTACGGGTGCGCCAGAGACTTTTATTGTTGATCAGCATCAGCAGATTCGTTTGCATGTGATCGGGGAGGTCGATGATAGCGTTTGGCAAACACAGCTTAAGCCATGCTTGGATAGCCTTAAAGTGGGTGGAGGTGCAGGATGCCAATAA
- a CDS encoding heme lyase CcmF/NrfE family subunit produces MLGELGFFALIAALMIALLQGVVSLLGVISRQPLLQQLAPSLALAQMLSLLVSFFCLMASFLTNDFSLIYVADHSNSLLPWYYQMSAVWGGHEGSLLLWVTILGLWSGAVALFSRALPLDMIARVLSILGMVSVAMIAFIVFTSNPFLRSLPMLPVDGADLNPLLQDVGLIIHPPMLYMGYVGLAVPFSFAMAGLWAGRLDSAWARWSRPWTLAAWSFLTVGIALGSWWAYYELGWGGWWFWDPVENASFMPWLAATALIHSLAVSEKRGVFKAWTVLLAILAFALSLLGTFLVRSGVLTSVHAFAADPSRGLFVLGILIAVVGGGLLLFALRGWKLTTESRYRLWSRETFLVVNNLILVVATTVVLLGTLYPLIADAFALGRVSVGAPYFNSLFVPLSWLLLVFMAIAPVTAWKQQSDRLRRELVLPAITVGLTALLAGGGLWLIVAGKHAAMTGFTVALCLWVCGFLLWDIWNKSKTAPNLWRGLRRLTLSYWGMVFAHLGLLVVIMGITLTTHLSIERDVALKQGQSVDLAGYHFHFDSLQGLKGPNYDATLATFSVRKEGEVVGMLYPEKRFYVAQNRPMTEAAIDGTFIRDLYVALGEPLDPNHPEGAWAVRVYCKPFVRWLWLGALMMGLGGGLAIMDRRYRLSKRGKNSGTATPHLEIT; encoded by the coding sequence ATGTTAGGTGAGTTAGGTTTTTTTGCGCTGATAGCCGCTCTGATGATCGCGCTGTTACAAGGGGTCGTTTCCTTACTTGGCGTCATAAGTCGTCAACCGCTCTTGCAGCAGCTTGCACCCTCTTTAGCGCTTGCACAGATGCTTTCGCTATTGGTCAGTTTCTTTTGTTTGATGGCTTCCTTTCTGACCAATGATTTTAGTCTGATCTATGTTGCAGATCACTCAAATAGCTTACTGCCTTGGTATTACCAAATGTCTGCGGTGTGGGGCGGTCATGAAGGGTCTTTATTGCTCTGGGTGACGATTCTGGGGCTGTGGAGTGGGGCGGTTGCGCTGTTTAGTCGCGCACTACCACTCGATATGATTGCTCGAGTGTTGTCTATATTGGGCATGGTCTCGGTCGCCATGATTGCATTCATTGTCTTTACATCAAATCCTTTTTTACGCTCGCTACCAATGTTGCCCGTAGATGGTGCTGATTTAAATCCTTTACTGCAAGATGTTGGCCTCATCATCCATCCTCCGATGCTGTATATGGGTTATGTGGGATTGGCGGTTCCGTTTTCTTTTGCTATGGCTGGACTTTGGGCTGGGCGTCTGGATTCGGCTTGGGCGCGCTGGTCTAGACCTTGGACGCTTGCAGCTTGGTCATTTTTGACAGTGGGTATTGCACTTGGGTCGTGGTGGGCTTATTACGAGCTGGGTTGGGGCGGCTGGTGGTTTTGGGATCCAGTTGAAAATGCTTCTTTTATGCCGTGGCTTGCTGCAACTGCGCTGATTCATTCGCTGGCGGTGAGTGAGAAGCGCGGTGTATTTAAAGCATGGACAGTTCTGCTTGCGATCTTGGCCTTTGCTTTAAGTCTGTTAGGTACATTTTTAGTTCGTTCTGGGGTCTTAACTTCTGTCCATGCTTTTGCAGCAGATCCTTCTCGCGGATTATTTGTACTCGGAATTCTGATAGCTGTTGTGGGCGGTGGTTTATTGTTATTCGCGTTACGCGGTTGGAAGCTGACGACTGAAAGTCGCTATCGGTTATGGTCGCGTGAGACCTTTTTGGTGGTCAATAATCTGATTTTGGTGGTTGCCACCACCGTTGTGCTCTTGGGTACGCTCTATCCACTCATTGCCGATGCCTTCGCGCTGGGGCGTGTTTCAGTGGGCGCTCCATACTTCAATTCATTATTTGTTCCCCTTTCATGGTTGCTATTGGTTTTCATGGCGATTGCGCCGGTAACTGCGTGGAAACAGCAGTCGGATCGTTTACGCCGAGAGTTGGTGTTACCAGCGATCACGGTCGGCTTGACTGCACTACTTGCAGGTGGTGGGCTCTGGCTCATTGTGGCAGGGAAGCATGCGGCTATGACGGGCTTCACTGTGGCACTCTGCCTATGGGTCTGTGGTTTTTTGCTTTGGGATATCTGGAACAAGTCGAAAACTGCGCCAAACCTATGGCGGGGTTTACGTCGTTTAACCCTGAGTTATTGGGGGATGGTGTTTGCACATTTAGGTTTGCTGGTCGTGATTATGGGCATTACCCTGACGACCCATTTAAGCATTGAGCGTGATGTTGCACTAAAACAAGGGCAGTCTGTGGATTTAGCCGGATACCACTTTCATTTTGATTCGTTACAAGGTCTCAAAGGTCCAAACTATGATGCGACACTGGCAACCTTTAGTGTACGTAAAGAAGGCGAAGTTGTGGGCATGCTGTACCCAGAGAAGCGATTTTATGTTGCGCAGAATCGTCCGATGACTGAAGCTGCGATAGATGGCACTTTTATTCGTGATCTGTATGTTGCGCTCGGTGAGCCTCTAGATCCGAATCATCCCGAGGGTGCATGGGCAGTACGGGTTTATTGCAAACCGTTTGTCCGTTGGTTGTGGTTAGGGGCTTTAATGATGGGACTTGGCGGTGGACTTGCGATTATGGATCGACGTTATCGTTTATCTAAGCGAGGTAAAAATTCGGGTACTGCAACTCCCCATTTGGAGATTACGTGA
- the mrdA gene encoding penicillin-binding protein 2, whose product MTRFSRSKNPIPLKDLAGERNLFRSRIFTAAILVVSCFLLLLFRYAHLQIQQYDHFTTESDKNRIKLQAVPPTRGYIYDRNGILLADNHPIFTAMVNLDDISDLDATLKALTPVLDLSQEDLDRFTSRARVSGKLNPIALKIDLTEPQIARFSERKQEFPGVSIQTKMTRFYPHGDLFAHVIGYVGRINDKEQATLDKVAYAGTDLIGKIGIERSYEDLLHGTPGYQYIEANAHGEVLRQLGKTDAKRGNDLYLSIDYGLQKIAQDQLAGRRGAVVAMDPRTGEVLAFVSNPSFDPNPFIAGIKSDLYAQLRDSPDQPLFNRALQGLYPPGSTIKPFEGLGGIHFGLIDWSSRIFDGGSFHLPGDSHLFRDDAKRGHGIVDLDKAIAVSCDTFFYVLAYRMGIDRMHEWMTQFGFGSKTGIDLPGEKSGLYPSQEWKRERRKSNWLPGETISLGIGQGYFLASPLQLAMATSIMANQGNHVRPHLLLTTKGPINYPINNKPDGKINFNGVAEDWLHMRDAMVGVVMHGTARRISYGLSYQIAGKTGTAQVVSIAQGKKYNESALNHRQYDHALFTAFAPADAPRIAVAIIVENGKHGASAAAPIARAMFDYAVLHMDKDPIKPEPAPVDSGLMTAGQPMQQVVAPASTPKPQPIVDSAGDE is encoded by the coding sequence ATGACGCGTTTTTCCAGATCAAAAAATCCTATTCCACTAAAAGACCTTGCAGGTGAGCGCAATCTTTTTCGTTCGCGTATTTTTACAGCGGCGATTTTGGTGGTGTCCTGCTTCTTACTGCTTTTGTTCCGTTATGCGCATTTGCAAATACAGCAGTACGATCACTTCACCACCGAATCAGATAAAAACCGGATTAAACTCCAGGCCGTGCCCCCTACCCGCGGCTATATTTATGATCGCAATGGCATTTTACTTGCGGACAACCATCCCATATTCACTGCGATGGTGAATCTGGATGACATCAGTGATCTGGATGCAACGCTTAAAGCACTCACCCCTGTGCTCGACCTGTCACAAGAAGATCTTGATCGTTTTACGAGTCGTGCACGTGTCAGTGGTAAACTCAATCCAATCGCCCTAAAAATCGATCTCACCGAGCCGCAAATTGCTCGCTTTAGTGAACGTAAACAAGAATTCCCGGGCGTCTCTATTCAAACGAAGATGACCCGCTTTTACCCACATGGCGACTTATTTGCCCATGTAATCGGTTATGTTGGACGCATCAATGATAAAGAACAAGCCACGCTGGATAAGGTTGCTTACGCGGGAACTGATCTAATTGGCAAAATTGGCATAGAAAGATCCTATGAAGATCTTTTGCATGGGACACCTGGTTATCAGTATATCGAAGCGAACGCCCATGGCGAAGTTCTAAGACAATTAGGCAAAACTGACGCCAAACGCGGTAATGACCTCTACCTCTCCATTGATTATGGCTTACAAAAAATAGCTCAAGATCAATTGGCCGGCCGCAGGGGTGCTGTGGTCGCGATGGACCCGCGCACAGGCGAAGTACTCGCATTTGTCAGTAACCCCTCTTTTGATCCCAATCCTTTTATTGCAGGAATCAAATCCGACCTTTATGCCCAACTCCGCGATAGTCCAGATCAGCCTCTCTTTAATCGCGCTTTGCAGGGTCTATATCCACCGGGCTCAACAATTAAACCTTTTGAAGGGCTAGGCGGTATTCATTTTGGACTAATTGACTGGAGCTCTCGGATTTTTGATGGCGGTTCATTTCATTTACCCGGTGACTCTCATCTCTTTCGTGATGATGCAAAACGAGGTCATGGGATCGTCGACCTTGATAAAGCCATCGCTGTATCTTGCGATACTTTCTTCTATGTTTTAGCTTATCGCATGGGCATTGATCGCATGCATGAGTGGATGACCCAATTTGGCTTCGGCAGTAAAACAGGTATCGATCTACCTGGAGAAAAAAGTGGTCTTTACCCATCACAAGAATGGAAACGAGAGCGCCGTAAATCAAACTGGCTACCCGGTGAAACAATCTCTTTGGGCATTGGGCAAGGCTATTTCTTAGCTTCTCCACTACAATTAGCCATGGCAACATCGATCATGGCTAATCAAGGTAATCATGTCAGACCCCATTTACTATTAACGACCAAGGGTCCAATCAATTATCCGATCAACAATAAGCCAGACGGTAAAATTAATTTTAATGGTGTCGCGGAAGACTGGCTGCACATGCGTGATGCAATGGTTGGTGTGGTGATGCATGGTACTGCGCGTCGAATCAGTTATGGTCTGTCGTACCAAATTGCCGGAAAAACAGGTACCGCACAGGTGGTGAGTATCGCTCAAGGCAAAAAATACAATGAAAGTGCGCTCAACCATCGCCAATATGACCATGCATTATTCACCGCATTTGCCCCTGCGGATGCGCCTCGTATCGCAGTGGCCATCATTGTGGAAAATGGTAAGCATGGCGCCAGCGCTGCGGCACCTATAGCGCGGGCAATGTTTGACTACGCAGTACTGCATATGGACAAAGATCCGATAAAACCTGAGCCTGCACCCGTAGACAGCGGTCTCATGACCGCTGGTCAACCGATGCAACAAGTTGTCGCACCCGCCTCTACCCCCAAGCCACAGCCCATCGTCGATAGTGCAGGAGATGAGTAA
- the rsmD gene encoding 16S rRNA (guanine(966)-N(2))-methyltransferase RsmD: MNQLRIIGGEWKRRIIRFESIDGLRPTPDRVRETLFNWLMWDVAGRRVLDLCAGSGALGLEALSRGAAECTLIEPHKKQALQLSKSLSELKAEGAQVINLTAQAAVNRIDGLYDLMFLDPPYSLNLWADLASIYDAKLSDHALIYVEADRALDSLGLPTHWTLTKETKAGSVRAGLFKKT; encoded by the coding sequence ATGAATCAACTACGCATTATTGGTGGAGAGTGGAAGCGACGTATCATCCGCTTCGAAAGTATAGATGGATTACGCCCTACCCCAGATCGCGTGCGTGAAACACTGTTTAATTGGCTGATGTGGGATGTCGCAGGTCGACGTGTGCTTGACCTTTGTGCAGGGAGTGGCGCCCTTGGTCTTGAAGCACTTTCTCGGGGTGCTGCGGAATGTACGTTGATTGAACCGCATAAGAAACAAGCACTTCAACTTTCTAAATCGCTCAGCGAGCTGAAAGCAGAAGGTGCACAGGTCATTAACTTGACCGCACAAGCAGCTGTAAACCGCATTGATGGGCTATATGACCTGATGTTTCTTGATCCACCGTATAGCTTAAATCTATGGGCGGATTTAGCATCCATCTACGATGCCAAGTTGAGTGATCATGCATTGATTTATGTCGAAGCAGATCGCGCTCTAGACAGCTTAGGCCTACCTACCCACTGGACACTGACCAAAGAAACAAAAGCAGGCAGTGTTAGGGCTGGGTTATTCAAAAAAACTTAA
- the ygiD gene encoding 4,5-DOPA-extradiol-dioxygenase, translating into MMMTLETNSSIAKMPAVFLGHGSPMNAIEQNRYTEAWRHLGQDLPRPKAILMISAHWYTRGTGVTAMQHPKTIHDFGGFPQALFDFRYPARGDAELAAQISQLLLPTTVTLDHGWGLDHGTWSVLTHVYPDADIPVLQLSIDATLSAEQHVALIRQLAVLREQGVLIMGSGNVVHNLRVMDWNVGSRSFDWAEQFNESVKRHFLDRNIEALIDYMKLEGAKLSVPTAEHFLPFLYIAALMTDDDPLKIIVDGGEMGSITMLSVQVG; encoded by the coding sequence ATGATGATGACGCTCGAAACAAATTCTTCTATTGCAAAAATGCCTGCGGTATTTTTGGGTCATGGCAGCCCAATGAACGCGATTGAGCAAAACCGCTACACTGAGGCTTGGCGACACCTTGGGCAAGATTTGCCTCGTCCCAAAGCCATTCTGATGATTTCTGCACATTGGTATACGCGCGGGACAGGTGTGACGGCGATGCAGCATCCAAAGACCATCCATGATTTTGGTGGTTTTCCGCAGGCGTTATTTGATTTTCGTTATCCAGCTCGCGGCGATGCCGAGCTGGCTGCTCAGATTTCCCAATTGTTACTACCGACAACTGTGACATTAGATCATGGTTGGGGCTTAGATCATGGCACTTGGTCGGTCTTAACCCATGTTTATCCCGATGCAGATATTCCCGTATTGCAGCTCAGTATTGATGCGACACTCAGTGCTGAACAACATGTTGCATTGATCCGTCAGCTTGCTGTTTTGCGTGAGCAGGGGGTATTGATTATGGGCAGTGGTAATGTCGTCCATAATTTACGGGTCATGGATTGGAATGTTGGTAGTCGTTCATTTGATTGGGCGGAGCAATTTAATGAAAGTGTTAAGCGGCATTTCTTAGATCGAAATATAGAAGCGTTGATCGACTATATGAAATTAGAAGGCGCAAAACTCAGTGTGCCTACCGCTGAGCATTTTTTGCCTTTTCTCTATATCGCAGCGCTTATGACTGATGATGATCCACTCAAGATTATTGTCGATGGCGGAGAGATGGGGTCAATTACGATGCTATCGGTGCAAGTTGGCTAA
- a CDS encoding LysR family transcriptional regulator: MNLERVDLNLLIYLDVLLREKNVTRAAEQLGVTQPAMSNILRRLRTLFNDPLLIRSSEGMTPTERALELQPLIREALADLSQILEPRTEFRPYTSARVFRIMTSDYAEATLVPRLVKAMRSEAPNVVLDFLTPSDVSYRDMEQGKVDLAINRFNEIPQSFHQVLVWRDSFSCLLNDKSPSLEQFNLKSYLEAQHIWVSKTGMGVGFGVNPEKSGGLGWIDQALERIGQKRKISIFTRHYQTPGLLAANADLIATLPTRVARLQANNPRVVIKDPPFYIPEFELKMAWGPLLHHHPAHRWLRQLILFVARQMVDEERKEGKPMVSGFPLY; the protein is encoded by the coding sequence ATGAATCTTGAGCGTGTCGACCTTAATCTTCTCATCTATCTTGATGTTTTATTGAGAGAAAAAAATGTCACACGTGCGGCTGAACAGTTAGGTGTAACCCAACCCGCGATGAGTAATATTCTGCGTCGGTTACGCACATTGTTCAATGATCCGCTGTTGATTCGTTCGTCTGAAGGGATGACTCCAACTGAGCGCGCACTCGAGTTACAGCCGCTTATTCGTGAGGCCCTTGCTGATTTATCTCAGATTTTGGAGCCAAGGACCGAATTTCGCCCTTATACCAGTGCGCGTGTTTTCCGCATTATGACAAGCGATTATGCTGAAGCAACATTGGTGCCGCGTTTAGTGAAGGCGATGCGCTCTGAAGCACCGAATGTGGTACTCGACTTTTTAACCCCTTCGGATGTTTCTTATCGGGACATGGAGCAAGGTAAAGTCGATTTGGCAATTAACCGCTTTAATGAAATTCCGCAAAGTTTTCACCAGGTCTTAGTCTGGCGTGATAGTTTCAGTTGTTTGTTGAATGACAAGAGTCCGAGTCTGGAACAGTTTAATCTCAAAAGTTATTTAGAGGCGCAGCATATCTGGGTCAGTAAAACGGGTATGGGAGTTGGATTTGGAGTGAATCCTGAGAAATCGGGAGGACTCGGCTGGATTGATCAAGCGCTAGAGCGGATCGGGCAAAAACGTAAAATCAGTATTTTTACGCGTCATTATCAAACCCCAGGCTTACTCGCTGCTAACGCAGATCTGATTGCAACTTTGCCAACCCGAGTCGCACGATTACAAGCGAATAACCCACGCGTAGTGATTAAAGACCCTCCGTTTTATATTCCAGAGTTTGAACTGAAGATGGCATGGGGGCCACTCCTGCATCATCATCCAGCGCATCGCTGGTTACGTCAGTTGATTCTCTTTGTCGCCAGACAGATGGTGGATGAGGAGCGTAAAGAGGGTAAACCTATGGTGTCAGGTTTTCCTTTATATTAA
- a CDS encoding isocitrate lyase, with amino-acid sequence MTTYSTAIDAVRAIKAKFGDTWNAISPEDAARMQIQNRFKTGLDIAKYTAAIMRKDMAEYDADNSKYTQSLGCWHGFVGQQKMIANKKYFGTTSKKYLYLSGWMVAALRSEFGPLPDQSMHEKTSVPALIEELYTFLRQADAKELNDLFRQLKKAQEAGQDTKAIEDKIENFETHIVPIIADIDAGFGNEEATYLLTKKMIEAGAACIQIENQVSDAKQCGHQAGKVTVPHEDFLAKINAVRYAFLELGVDDGVIVARTDSEGADLTQKIPVSKVKGDLASQYISYLDTQEIDISEAQDDEVLIKRDGKLHRPKRLASGLFQFRANTQIDRVVLDCITSLQNGADLLWIETATPNVAEIAEMVNRVKEVVPNAKLVYNNSPSFNWTLNFRQQAYDRFVAEGKDVSAYDRAKLMSVDYDNSELAKEADERIRTFQADASREAGIFHHLITLPTYHTTALHMHELSKGYFGDQGMLAYVAGVQRKEIREGVACVKHQAMAGSDIGDDHKEIFAGEQALKAGDDAKNTMNQFSA; translated from the coding sequence ATGACTACGTACAGTACTGCTATTGATGCCGTTCGTGCTATTAAAGCGAAATTCGGTGATACTTGGAACGCAATCAGCCCAGAAGATGCAGCACGCATGCAAATTCAAAACCGTTTCAAAACCGGTTTAGACATTGCTAAGTATACCGCTGCCATCATGCGTAAAGACATGGCTGAATACGATGCCGACAACAGCAAATACACCCAATCATTGGGCTGCTGGCACGGTTTTGTTGGTCAACAAAAAATGATCGCCAACAAAAAATACTTCGGCACCACAAGCAAAAAATACTTGTATCTGTCAGGTTGGATGGTTGCTGCACTACGTTCAGAATTTGGCCCATTGCCAGACCAATCAATGCACGAAAAAACTTCTGTGCCTGCATTGATCGAAGAACTCTACACCTTTTTGCGTCAAGCTGATGCTAAAGAACTGAACGACTTGTTCCGTCAATTGAAAAAAGCTCAAGAAGCGGGTCAAGACACCAAAGCAATCGAAGACAAAATCGAAAACTTTGAAACGCATATCGTTCCTATCATTGCCGACATCGATGCTGGTTTTGGTAACGAAGAAGCAACTTACCTGTTGACCAAGAAAATGATCGAAGCGGGTGCTGCATGTATCCAAATCGAAAACCAAGTTTCTGACGCTAAACAATGTGGTCACCAAGCTGGTAAAGTAACTGTACCACATGAAGACTTCTTGGCAAAAATCAACGCAGTACGTTATGCATTCTTAGAACTCGGTGTAGACGACGGTGTTATCGTTGCACGTACCGACTCTGAAGGTGCTGACTTAACTCAAAAAATCCCTGTTTCTAAAGTAAAAGGTGATTTGGCTTCTCAATACATCAGCTACCTTGACACTCAAGAAATCGATATTTCTGAAGCGCAAGACGACGAAGTATTGATCAAGCGTGACGGTAAATTGCATCGTCCAAAACGTTTGGCAAGTGGCTTGTTCCAGTTCCGTGCTAACACTCAAATTGACCGTGTTGTACTTGACTGTATCACCAGCTTGCAAAACGGTGCTGACTTGCTCTGGATCGAAACTGCAACACCAAACGTTGCTGAAATCGCAGAAATGGTTAACCGCGTTAAAGAAGTTGTTCCAAATGCTAAGCTGGTTTATAACAACAGCCCATCATTCAACTGGACACTGAACTTCCGTCAACAAGCTTACGATCGTTTTGTTGCTGAAGGCAAAGACGTATCTGCTTACGACCGCGCGAAACTGATGAGCGTTGACTACGATAACAGTGAATTGGCTAAAGAAGCTGACGAACGTATCCGTACATTCCAAGCTGATGCATCACGTGAAGCAGGTATTTTCCATCACCTGATCACTCTTCCGACTTACCACACCACTGCTCTGCACATGCATGAGTTGTCAAAAGGTTACTTCGGTGATCAAGGTATGTTGGCATATGTTGCTGGCGTACAACGTAAAGAAATCCGTGAAGGTGTTGCTTGTGTTAAACACCAAGCAATGGCGGGTTCTGACATCGGTGATGATCACAAAGAAATCTTCGCTGGTGAACAAGCGCTGAAAGCTGGTGATGACGCTAAAAACACCATGAACCAATTCTCTGCATAA